One window of the Thermodesulfomicrobium sp. WS genome contains the following:
- a CDS encoding MauE/DoxX family redox-associated membrane protein, whose amino-acid sequence MRQWLAWRGHFWIALVLRLYLGGLFVLASLHKIQFPAAFADAVVDYQLVPYMLVPVMAVVLPWLELLAGLCLVLGVRAKAAAWTVAALLAMFSVAVASVLWRGLPVGCGCFETSGEPASWLTVARDLVWLGMALYVIGYDRFLHLERLFLLSSAELER is encoded by the coding sequence ATGAGGCAGTGGCTGGCTTGGCGCGGGCACTTTTGGATCGCTTTGGTGCTGCGCCTCTATTTGGGCGGGCTGTTCGTGCTGGCAAGTTTGCACAAAATCCAGTTTCCCGCTGCCTTTGCCGACGCGGTGGTGGACTATCAACTGGTGCCGTACATGCTGGTCCCGGTGATGGCGGTGGTGCTCCCGTGGCTGGAGCTTTTGGCGGGGTTGTGTCTGGTGCTCGGGGTGCGCGCCAAGGCCGCGGCATGGACCGTGGCCGCGCTTTTGGCCATGTTTAGCGTGGCGGTGGCTTCGGTGCTGTGGCGGGGGCTGCCGGTGGGATGCGGCTGCTTTGAGACGTCCGGGGAGCCTGCCTCATGGCTGACCGTGGCCCGGGATTTGGTTTGGCTGGGCATGGCGCTGTACGTCATTGGCTACGATCGTTTTTTGCACCTGGAGCGCTTGTTCCTCCTTTCTTCTGCGGAGCTTGAGCGATGA